The following are encoded together in the Adhaeribacter arboris genome:
- a CDS encoding GMC oxidoreductase, producing the protein MIKRELNDTVNSNSKGAAANTFDAIVIGSGMSGGWAAKELCEKGLKTLVLERGRNVEHIKDYPTATKAPWEMPHRGTLPLKQTNENPIASRCYAYDEYTQHFFVKDNEHPYQQIKPFDWIRGYQVGGKSLMWARWTQRWSDLDFEANARQGIAVDWPIRYKDIAPWYSYVEKFVGISGNRDGIPHLPDGEFLPPMEMNAVEDHLKESIATNYTDRQLIISRTANLSKGLTNRGPCQYRNMCARGCPYSGYFSSNSATLPAATATGNMTLRPFSVVHSIIYDESTQKAKGVRVIDTNTQEATEYFAKVIFVNAGTLNTTLLFLNSTSARFPNGFGNDSGELGHNLMDHNYRGHVNGEFPGLQDKYYYGRRPTGVYIPRFRNVGANVQKDFLRGYAFAAGGSRRTGNPGTETIGAAFKDALTEPGVWDIWMNGMGECLPYHKNQVTLSKTKKDQWGIPELEIDCEYKNNELTMLKDILATGAEMLEKAGFVNIEAYDSEQAPGQGIHEMGTARMGRDPKTSILNGNNQVWGAKNVFVTDGACMVSSACQNPSLTYMALTARAVNFAVGELKRQNI; encoded by the coding sequence ATGATAAAGAGAGAATTAAACGACACGGTAAATAGTAACAGCAAAGGTGCGGCCGCTAATACTTTCGATGCCATTGTGATTGGCTCGGGTATGTCGGGCGGCTGGGCGGCGAAAGAACTCTGCGAAAAAGGGTTGAAAACGTTGGTGCTGGAACGGGGCCGCAACGTGGAGCACATTAAAGATTACCCCACCGCCACCAAAGCGCCCTGGGAAATGCCGCACCGGGGCACCTTGCCGCTAAAGCAAACCAACGAAAACCCCATCGCCAGCCGCTGTTATGCCTACGACGAATACACGCAGCATTTCTTTGTAAAAGATAACGAGCACCCTTACCAACAAATAAAACCATTCGACTGGATACGCGGCTACCAAGTAGGCGGCAAATCGCTGATGTGGGCCCGGTGGACCCAACGCTGGAGCGACCTGGACTTTGAAGCGAACGCCAGGCAAGGCATTGCGGTCGACTGGCCCATCCGGTACAAAGACATTGCACCCTGGTACTCGTACGTCGAAAAATTTGTCGGTATTAGCGGCAACCGCGATGGTATTCCCCACCTGCCCGACGGGGAGTTTCTACCGCCCATGGAGATGAATGCGGTCGAGGATCACCTGAAGGAAAGTATCGCTACCAATTATACCGACCGGCAACTCATCATATCCCGAACGGCTAACTTGTCGAAAGGCTTAACCAACCGCGGGCCCTGCCAGTACCGGAACATGTGCGCGCGGGGGTGCCCGTACTCGGGTTATTTTAGCAGTAATTCGGCTACTTTACCGGCCGCCACCGCGACCGGGAATATGACGCTCCGGCCGTTCTCGGTGGTGCATTCTATCATTTATGACGAGTCTACCCAAAAGGCCAAAGGGGTACGGGTGATAGATACCAATACGCAGGAAGCAACCGAATATTTTGCCAAAGTCATTTTTGTCAATGCCGGTACGTTAAACACGACCTTGTTATTTTTAAATTCCACTTCCGCGCGCTTTCCCAATGGCTTCGGGAATGATAGCGGCGAACTCGGGCACAACCTGATGGACCATAATTACCGCGGCCACGTGAACGGCGAATTCCCCGGGTTGCAGGATAAATATTATTATGGCCGCCGGCCCACTGGGGTATATATTCCGCGCTTCCGGAATGTGGGAGCTAATGTACAAAAGGATTTCTTACGGGGCTACGCTTTCGCGGCCGGTGGCTCCCGGCGTACCGGCAACCCGGGTACCGAAACCATTGGCGCCGCCTTTAAGGATGCCCTGACCGAGCCCGGCGTTTGGGATATCTGGATGAATGGTATGGGCGAATGTTTGCCTTACCACAAAAACCAGGTTACCTTAAGCAAAACCAAAAAAGACCAGTGGGGCATCCCCGAACTGGAGATTGATTGCGAATACAAAAACAATGAACTCACCATGCTGAAAGATATTCTGGCCACCGGGGCCGAAATGCTGGAAAAAGCCGGTTTTGTCAACATCGAAGCGTACGATTCCGAACAAGCACCGGGGCAGGGCATCCACGAAATGGGCACTGCCCGCATGGGCCGCGACCCGAAAACATCCATCTTAAACGGTAACAACCAGGTTTGGGGAGCCAAAAATGTATTCGTGACAGACGGTGCGTGTATGGTTTCATCGGCTTGCCAAAACCCTTCGTTGACCTACATGGCGCTAACCGCCCGCGCCGTTAATTTTGCCGTAGGGGAGCTAAAACGTCAGAATATTTAA
- a CDS encoding TIM barrel protein: MDNRTRRDFLKIAGSLAGAAVLNQVLPGCASAGAPGKEVKLSAHLWEYARQFPPDWDCTPILDSIFADYKYAGLKGIEMMEIHLRRKDAVENIGAISQKHGVAVTGISYYAEMFDKSQHAKIREDVELVSGNMQKLGATEFGITTGFLEGKKSEEHLDNEALLIKEIMKICETHQVVPNIHSHINELQYDQFEWKGLIKRIPELKLGPDLNWVVRAGLDPVAFVREYGKQMVYLHLRDQTAAGVWTEAVGEGVLDFPGIAKALKEVNYTGTAAIELAYDKPPVRPIKENLKLSRAYVHQVFGWK; the protein is encoded by the coding sequence ATGGACAATAGAACACGTCGTGATTTTTTAAAAATAGCCGGCAGTCTGGCGGGTGCCGCGGTTTTAAACCAGGTATTGCCGGGTTGTGCCAGTGCCGGAGCGCCCGGTAAAGAGGTAAAGCTAAGCGCGCATTTATGGGAGTACGCCCGCCAGTTTCCGCCCGATTGGGATTGTACGCCCATCCTGGATTCCATATTTGCCGATTATAAATATGCCGGTTTAAAAGGCATCGAAATGATGGAAATACACCTGCGGCGGAAAGATGCGGTAGAAAACATTGGCGCCATCAGCCAAAAGCATGGGGTAGCCGTAACCGGTATATCTTATTACGCCGAAATGTTCGACAAAAGCCAGCACGCCAAAATACGGGAAGATGTGGAACTGGTTAGCGGCAACATGCAAAAGCTGGGGGCCACCGAGTTTGGGATTACCACCGGCTTTTTGGAAGGCAAAAAATCGGAAGAACATCTGGATAATGAAGCTTTATTGATAAAGGAAATTATGAAGATTTGTGAAACGCATCAGGTAGTACCTAATATTCATAGTCATATCAATGAGCTCCAATATGACCAGTTTGAGTGGAAAGGTTTGATTAAAAGAATACCGGAATTAAAACTGGGACCAGATCTGAACTGGGTAGTGCGGGCAGGCTTAGACCCGGTGGCGTTTGTGCGCGAATACGGCAAGCAAATGGTGTACCTGCACCTGCGCGACCAAACGGCGGCTGGGGTATGGACGGAAGCAGTCGGTGAGGGCGTGCTAGATTTTCCGGGCATTGCGAAAGCTTTGAAAGAAGTAAACTATACCGGAACGGCGGCCATTGAGCTTGCTTATGATAAACCACCCGTTAGGCCAATCAAAGAAAATTTAAAATTAAGCCGCGCCTACGTGCACCAGGTTTTTGGATGGAAATAG
- a CDS encoding SusC/RagA family TonB-linked outer membrane protein, whose product MRIFTNQSHSGLQWLLVMFLIFGAGTQVLAQNEAVITGTVVDEKGDALPGVTLLVKGSTQGVVSDGDGKYTVNVPGNKGVLVVSYVGFLTQEVAVNGSATIRITLTGDAKALNEVVVIGYGLQKRETVTGSIATVKAEDFNAGLIADPLTLISGKVAGLTVTRPNGSDPNAGAQFSLRGATTVYGYNGPLIVIDGVPGGDLQTIAPSDIASVDVLKDGSAAAIYGSRATGGVIIITTKKGKAGAPTVTYSGNVSFDQVAKKYDMLTGEQYRKLGTDNGLTVDDRGANTDWFKEVTRTPVSQVHNVSVSGGNEKTNYYASVNYRDFKGMDKVTDRESVNGTVRLNTKALNDKLDFALNLTNTFDNRTFANYGAIAQSLNMLPVYPVRNTDGTYFENPDTPYQLQWNPVANMANNTNGAKESRLLGTVSAAYRILPALKASVNYSIIKNSYLNSSFSSNQDFFQQQNSLNGQASRSQTTNTNNIFEGLLTYNKQFGQHNLDVLGGYSYQNIFEEGLGAGNNNFITNSFLYYNLGAGRALNELTPGFNRSGVFVNSYAWERTLLAGFARVLYNFDEKYLLNLSIRREGASVLGVENKWGNFPSVSAGWVLSKENFLADNGIITNLKLRGGYGVTGNQESLGPYQSLSTLGAFAGQSGYFDGQWLIPYGSTYNANPLLRWETKNEVNVGLDFALFKNGWLNGSLDFYNRRINNLIGNYTAQLPSQINPNIFANAGTMENQGFELALNAQVANRDKFSWNVSFTGAYNKNKIKSVTSDQFKGTAFNITDVGVGFTQRIAAGQPIGVFYGRKFAGFNDDGKWLFYNQAGDAVTAEDAGDSYFYLGSGIPKYNLGLTNNFRFGAFDATILFRGAFGFKALNAKRIFHENYSNFTTHNLFQSAINKGVKNDQMYFSDYYLEKGDYLKLDNLTIGYSLPVKANGFIKSLRFYATGTNLLTLTKYSGTDPELPLNVDLSGEQEFTTGPGVEANYSYYPFTRTYTFGITGSF is encoded by the coding sequence ATGAGAATTTTTACAAATCAAAGTCACTCGGGGCTGCAATGGCTACTGGTGATGTTTTTAATTTTTGGTGCGGGCACCCAGGTGCTGGCCCAAAACGAGGCGGTAATTACCGGCACTGTGGTCGACGAGAAAGGGGACGCCCTGCCGGGAGTAACCCTATTGGTAAAAGGTTCCACCCAGGGGGTTGTAAGCGATGGGGATGGCAAATACACCGTGAATGTACCGGGCAACAAGGGCGTACTGGTTGTATCCTACGTCGGTTTCCTTACCCAGGAAGTGGCGGTTAATGGCAGCGCCACGATCCGGATTACCCTGACCGGCGATGCCAAAGCCCTGAACGAAGTAGTCGTAATTGGGTACGGCTTGCAAAAGCGCGAAACAGTTACCGGTTCCATCGCTACCGTTAAAGCCGAAGATTTTAACGCGGGTTTAATTGCCGACCCGCTCACTCTTATTTCCGGGAAGGTGGCTGGTTTAACCGTAACCCGCCCGAATGGCTCTGACCCCAATGCCGGGGCCCAATTCTCCTTGCGGGGCGCCACCACGGTGTATGGCTACAATGGTCCGCTCATTGTGATTGATGGGGTGCCGGGGGGCGACCTGCAAACCATTGCGCCCTCCGATATTGCGTCGGTGGATGTTTTAAAAGATGGTTCGGCGGCCGCGATTTATGGTTCCCGGGCCACCGGTGGCGTTATTATTATTACCACTAAAAAAGGGAAAGCCGGCGCCCCCACGGTTACCTACAGCGGCAACGTTTCTTTCGACCAGGTGGCTAAGAAATACGATATGCTCACCGGCGAACAGTACCGTAAGTTAGGCACCGATAATGGATTAACCGTGGATGACCGGGGCGCGAATACTGATTGGTTTAAAGAAGTTACCCGAACCCCGGTCAGCCAGGTGCACAACGTATCGGTAAGCGGCGGCAACGAAAAAACCAACTATTACGCTTCCGTAAACTACCGGGATTTTAAAGGCATGGATAAAGTTACCGATCGCGAATCGGTAAATGGGACGGTGCGCTTAAATACCAAAGCCCTGAATGATAAGCTGGATTTTGCCTTAAACCTGACCAATACGTTTGATAACCGGACTTTTGCCAATTACGGGGCCATTGCGCAATCGTTAAATATGTTGCCGGTGTACCCGGTACGGAATACCGACGGAACCTATTTTGAAAACCCCGATACCCCTTACCAGTTGCAATGGAACCCGGTCGCTAACATGGCCAATAACACCAACGGGGCAAAAGAAAGCCGCCTCTTGGGCACTGTATCCGCGGCTTACCGCATTTTGCCGGCGCTGAAAGCATCGGTTAACTATTCCATTATAAAAAATTCCTACCTGAACAGCTCCTTTAGCAGTAACCAGGATTTCTTTCAGCAGCAAAACAGTTTAAACGGGCAGGCTTCGCGCTCGCAAACCACCAACACCAATAACATTTTCGAGGGACTGTTAACCTACAACAAACAGTTCGGCCAACATAATTTGGACGTACTGGGCGGTTATTCTTACCAAAATATATTTGAAGAAGGTTTAGGCGCGGGTAACAACAACTTTATCACCAATTCCTTTCTTTATTATAACCTGGGCGCCGGCCGTGCCTTGAATGAGTTAACGCCGGGCTTCAACCGGTCGGGGGTGTTCGTGAACAGCTACGCCTGGGAGCGTACCTTGTTAGCCGGCTTCGCCCGAGTATTATATAATTTCGATGAAAAATACCTGTTAAATTTAAGCATCCGGCGCGAGGGAGCCTCGGTGCTGGGCGTGGAAAATAAATGGGGTAATTTCCCCTCCGTATCCGCCGGGTGGGTACTGAGCAAAGAAAACTTTCTGGCGGATAATGGCATTATTACCAACCTGAAATTACGCGGGGGTTATGGCGTAACCGGTAACCAGGAAAGCTTGGGCCCTTACCAATCCCTCAGTACCTTAGGCGCCTTTGCCGGGCAAAGCGGTTATTTTGATGGGCAGTGGTTAATTCCGTATGGCTCTACCTATAACGCCAACCCCTTATTACGATGGGAAACCAAAAATGAGGTCAACGTGGGTTTAGACTTTGCTTTATTTAAAAATGGCTGGCTAAACGGTTCCTTAGATTTCTACAATCGTCGAATCAATAACCTGATCGGCAACTATACCGCCCAGCTGCCTTCGCAAATTAACCCGAACATTTTCGCTAACGCCGGCACCATGGAGAACCAGGGTTTCGAGTTAGCCTTGAACGCCCAGGTAGCTAACCGCGATAAATTTAGCTGGAATGTGAGTTTTACCGGCGCCTATAACAAGAACAAGATTAAATCAGTTACCAGCGATCAGTTTAAAGGCACGGCGTTTAACATAACCGATGTGGGCGTGGGCTTCACGCAGCGCATTGCGGCCGGTCAGCCGATAGGCGTTTTCTACGGTCGTAAATTTGCCGGCTTTAACGACGATGGCAAATGGCTGTTTTACAACCAGGCCGGCGATGCAGTAACCGCCGAAGATGCGGGCGACAGTTATTTTTACTTAGGCAGCGGCATCCCGAAATACAACCTGGGTTTAACCAATAACTTTCGGTTCGGTGCTTTCGACGCGACAATTTTATTCCGGGGAGCCTTTGGATTTAAAGCGTTGAATGCGAAACGTATTTTCCACGAAAACTACAGCAATTTCACTACCCATAACTTGTTTCAATCGGCCATTAACAAGGGCGTTAAAAACGACCAGATGTATTTCTCGGACTACTACCTGGAAAAAGGCGACTACCTGAAACTGGATAACCTGACAATTGGATATTCCTTGCCAGTAAAAGCAAATGGCTTTATCAAGTCGCTCCGGTTCTATGCTACCGGCACCAACCTGTTAACCCTTACCAAATATTCGGGCACCGACCCGGAATTGCCTTTGAATGTTGATTTAAGCGGAGAACAGGAGTTTACGACCGGTCCGGGGGTGGAGGCCAACTATAGCTACTATCCGTTTACCCGCACGTATACCTTTGGCATAACCGGCAGTTTTTAA
- a CDS encoding outer membrane protein assembly factor BamB family protein, translating to MRKIYILGIMTLSMLAIACNNDKPAFGSKQWAEYLGGPERNHYSTLEQINPANVKQLQVAWQYRTLDSGQIQCNPIIVDNILYGMTATTEPFALNAATGKEIWRVQSEGTDQFSTSRGLSYWKKGDDQRILYTNGPWLYAVNALDGKPITSFGEQGRVSLKAGLGKTAVDKMVISNTPGTVYEDLIVMPLRVSEGTDAALGFIQAFDIVTGKIAWVFHTIPLPGEYGYDTWPPDTYKNLEVGGGNNWSGMSVDRERGILYVPTGSAAYDFYGANRKGTNLFANCLLALDAKTGKRKWHFQMVHHDILDRDPPAPPNLITLTRDGKKIDAVAQVTKQGLVFVFDRETGKPLFPIEERKVPQSDIPGEASWPTQPFPVKPAPYARQTFTEADINPLAENRPELLGLFRKSRSEGIFTPLSENGTIIYPGLDGGAEWGGAGVDPDGIMYVNSSEMPWRISIGPSATEEQLVSMTPGESLYRMTCTSCHGAERKGNPKSGFPSLVNIKTSRDKNFVKNIVSHGKGMMPAFPKLTEKQKEALVGFLFDDEKIEAKEPGLAKEPGKSKTTYSISGYSKFIDKNGYPAVRPPWGTLNAINLNTGEYVWKVTYGEHPELLAKGIPQTGAESYGGPVVTASGLLFIAGTKDGKFRAYDKKTGKLLWETKLPAAGFATPSTYEVNGKQYVVIACGGTKLESPAGDSYVAFALPDKK from the coding sequence ATGAGAAAAATATACATCCTCGGGATTATGACATTAAGCATGCTGGCGATTGCCTGTAATAACGATAAACCTGCCTTTGGTTCCAAGCAATGGGCTGAATATTTGGGAGGACCCGAGCGTAACCATTACTCCACACTGGAGCAGATCAATCCGGCCAACGTAAAACAGTTGCAGGTGGCGTGGCAGTACCGCACGCTGGATTCGGGCCAAATCCAGTGTAACCCGATAATCGTGGATAACATCTTGTACGGCATGACGGCTACCACCGAACCTTTCGCCCTGAACGCCGCCACCGGTAAAGAAATATGGCGGGTGCAAAGCGAAGGTACCGACCAGTTTAGCACCAGCCGCGGACTCAGTTACTGGAAAAAAGGCGACGATCAGCGGATTTTATATACCAACGGGCCCTGGTTGTACGCCGTCAATGCGCTGGATGGTAAACCCATAACTTCTTTTGGGGAGCAGGGGCGGGTAAGCTTAAAAGCCGGTCTAGGTAAAACGGCCGTCGATAAAATGGTAATTTCCAATACGCCAGGTACCGTTTATGAAGATTTGATTGTCATGCCTTTGCGGGTATCCGAAGGTACCGATGCTGCCTTAGGGTTTATTCAGGCTTTTGATATTGTCACGGGTAAAATTGCTTGGGTTTTCCATACCATTCCTCTGCCCGGCGAATACGGCTACGATACCTGGCCACCCGATACGTATAAAAACCTGGAAGTGGGTGGGGGAAACAACTGGTCGGGCATGTCCGTGGATCGGGAACGCGGCATTTTGTATGTACCAACCGGCTCGGCGGCGTATGATTTTTATGGCGCTAACCGCAAAGGTACCAACTTGTTTGCGAACTGTTTGCTAGCCCTGGATGCCAAAACCGGTAAGCGCAAATGGCATTTTCAAATGGTGCACCACGATATCCTGGACCGCGACCCGCCCGCGCCACCTAATTTAATTACCCTAACCCGCGATGGTAAAAAAATCGACGCGGTAGCGCAGGTAACCAAGCAAGGGCTGGTTTTTGTATTTGACCGGGAAACCGGCAAGCCCTTGTTCCCGATAGAAGAAAGAAAAGTGCCGCAATCCGATATCCCGGGCGAAGCTAGTTGGCCTACCCAGCCCTTCCCGGTAAAACCCGCGCCGTATGCCCGACAAACCTTTACCGAGGCCGATATCAACCCGCTGGCCGAAAACCGTCCGGAACTGCTGGGCTTGTTCCGCAAAAGCCGGTCCGAAGGAATTTTTACGCCGTTGAGTGAGAATGGAACCATTATTTATCCCGGATTGGACGGTGGTGCCGAATGGGGAGGCGCTGGGGTGGACCCGGACGGTATTATGTACGTGAACAGCAGCGAAATGCCTTGGCGTATCTCGATTGGGCCATCTGCCACCGAAGAGCAACTGGTAAGCATGACCCCCGGCGAAAGCCTCTACCGAATGACCTGTACGTCCTGCCACGGTGCCGAGCGTAAAGGCAATCCCAAAAGCGGTTTCCCCTCCTTGGTGAATATTAAAACCAGTCGTGATAAAAACTTTGTTAAAAATATTGTTTCGCACGGCAAAGGCATGATGCCGGCTTTCCCAAAACTTACCGAGAAACAGAAAGAAGCCTTGGTCGGCTTCTTATTCGACGATGAAAAAATTGAGGCGAAAGAACCCGGTTTAGCTAAAGAACCGGGCAAATCCAAAACCACCTATTCCATATCGGGCTACAGTAAGTTTATTGATAAGAATGGTTATCCGGCCGTACGTCCGCCCTGGGGCACCCTAAACGCCATTAACCTGAATACCGGCGAGTATGTTTGGAAAGTTACCTACGGTGAGCACCCCGAATTACTAGCGAAGGGTATTCCGCAAACCGGCGCCGAAAGTTACGGTGGTCCGGTAGTTACCGCCAGCGGACTGCTGTTTATTGCCGGTACCAAAGATGGGAAGTTCCGCGCCTACGATAAAAAAACCGGGAAGCTGCTTTGGGAAACCAAACTGCCAGCGGCTGGTTTTGCTACGCCCAGTACCTACGAAGTAAATGGCAAGCAGTACGTAGTAATCGCCTGCGGCGGTACTAAATTGGAATCGCCTGCGGGAGATAGTTACGTGGCATTTGCACTGCCCGATAAAAAATAA
- a CDS encoding RagB/SusD family nutrient uptake outer membrane protein, which produces MELEWNDMWQAIGYSNYFIDAIQDKDLSKMDLPISKEKMIAEVKLVRALHYYWALSNFGNIPIVEHVGDPNPPTRPAAEVFTWLEKEIKDNIPLLSDKGETGWYGHFTKNAARALLAKLYLNAEAITGTAHWQDALDQCNAIINSGEYTLDAAWNTPFLAHNEDSQENIFVVPFDANRAPQFNAAQQQLHWSLAPVKYGLEDAWYKTVTQESFFDLFADNDLRKKQWLYGPQTYIDENGDEQPVLDGEEQLVLNPSIEALENFEGGWTDGVVNIKYEVENSPLANMNNDLVVFRLSDILFMKAECLMRLNDGAATSEAVNLINQVRARSFKKNDRNARYTTSQLTLDELLNERGREFAYEMLRREDLIRFGHFNDEWWEKPASEPFRKFFPIPFNALTANPALTQNSSY; this is translated from the coding sequence ATTGAACTGGAATGGAACGATATGTGGCAGGCGATAGGCTACAGCAATTATTTTATCGACGCAATTCAGGACAAAGATTTAAGCAAGATGGATCTCCCGATCAGCAAAGAAAAAATGATTGCCGAAGTGAAGCTGGTGCGAGCCTTACACTATTATTGGGCCTTAAGTAATTTTGGCAACATTCCAATTGTGGAGCACGTGGGTGATCCCAATCCACCTACCCGCCCGGCAGCCGAAGTTTTTACCTGGCTGGAAAAAGAAATAAAAGATAATATTCCGTTGTTAAGCGATAAAGGCGAAACCGGCTGGTACGGCCATTTTACCAAAAACGCCGCTCGGGCCTTGTTAGCTAAATTATATCTAAATGCCGAAGCCATTACCGGTACGGCGCACTGGCAAGATGCCCTGGACCAATGTAACGCGATTATCAACTCCGGTGAATACACGCTGGATGCGGCCTGGAACACCCCCTTCTTAGCCCATAACGAAGACAGCCAGGAAAACATTTTTGTGGTTCCGTTTGACGCCAACCGCGCTCCGCAGTTTAACGCGGCGCAGCAGCAATTGCATTGGAGTTTGGCCCCAGTTAAATATGGCCTAGAAGACGCTTGGTACAAAACCGTTACCCAGGAATCGTTTTTTGACTTGTTTGCCGATAATGATCTTCGTAAGAAACAGTGGCTATACGGGCCACAAACGTATATAGATGAGAATGGGGACGAACAGCCGGTACTAGATGGGGAAGAACAACTCGTGTTAAATCCATCAATTGAAGCGCTGGAAAACTTTGAAGGCGGCTGGACTGATGGGGTGGTAAACATAAAATACGAGGTAGAAAATAGCCCGTTGGCTAATATGAATAATGATTTGGTGGTGTTCCGCTTATCCGACATTCTATTCATGAAAGCCGAATGCCTGATGCGCTTAAATGACGGTGCCGCCACTTCCGAAGCAGTTAACCTTATTAACCAGGTAAGAGCCCGCAGCTTTAAGAAAAACGACCGGAATGCCCGGTATACCACCAGTCAATTAACGCTCGACGAACTGCTGAACGAGCGCGGTCGGGAGTTTGCCTACGAGATGCTCCGCCGGGAAGACCTAATCCGTTTTGGTCATTTTAACGATGAGTGGTGGGAAAAGCCCGCTTCGGAGCCTTTCCGCAAGTTTTTCCCAATTCCATTTAACGCTTTAACTGCCAATCCGGCATTAACACAAAATTCAAGTTATTAA
- a CDS encoding ATP-dependent DNA helicase, with translation MPFPEDIFPNNQEVLNAFNLAEFTSRPLYITGKAGTGKSTFLRHYCQNTHKKYLILAPTGLAALNVGGQTIHSFFGLPPRPLQPNDKGISYFHQAKYDVNGNLEEDEHPKRKIIKKLDVIIIDEISMVRPDLIDAIDNSLRKNGGNANLPFGGKQIIFIGDLFQLEPVVTRDDLPIISRFYASPFFFSARVFQQMQFSNIELIRVYRQSDPNFIGLLDRIRNGKATNNDFISLNNKVNQNYEPAQNEYFIILCTTNAIADNLNASYLQNLPTPEFNYVGRIEGRFEDKLPTLQNLRLKVDSQVIFVKNDQGCRWVNGTIGKVTELKNETVKVKIKHEDIEIEYSVERVRWEKIEYKWINEAEEIESEIVGTFTQYPLKLAWAITIHKSQGLTFDQVIIDSGTGMFAHGQCYVALSRCTSFNGLIFKNFLRQSDIIIDNRVVQIANTANNQTTINEQLLAGLLDRTRVLNKQYAELINENRDLHNRLDEKNKKLLQLEQRTQEQSEEIEILGSSLEDAVQELEKTKKKLLSANKMNLKNSKLISGLQSKIQQGEKEINRQKNIKWYQKLVGTK, from the coding sequence ATGCCATTTCCAGAGGACATATTCCCGAACAACCAAGAAGTTCTCAATGCATTTAACCTTGCGGAGTTTACTAGCAGACCTCTATACATAACAGGTAAAGCAGGAACAGGTAAATCAACTTTTCTAAGACATTACTGTCAAAATACTCACAAGAAGTATTTAATTCTTGCACCAACCGGGCTTGCTGCATTAAATGTTGGTGGACAAACCATACATTCTTTTTTCGGCCTACCGCCACGACCATTGCAACCGAATGACAAAGGGATTTCATACTTTCATCAAGCTAAATACGATGTAAATGGGAATCTTGAAGAGGACGAGCATCCCAAAAGAAAAATCATCAAGAAACTTGATGTAATTATCATTGATGAAATTTCAATGGTTCGTCCTGATTTGATCGATGCGATCGACAATTCACTACGAAAAAATGGAGGAAACGCCAATCTACCTTTTGGGGGTAAGCAAATAATTTTCATTGGTGACTTGTTCCAATTAGAACCAGTGGTAACTAGAGATGACTTGCCAATTATTTCAAGGTTTTACGCAAGTCCATTCTTCTTTAGTGCAAGAGTTTTTCAGCAGATGCAATTTTCTAACATTGAGCTAATTAGAGTTTATCGCCAATCTGACCCTAACTTCATTGGTTTGCTTGATAGAATCCGGAACGGTAAAGCAACCAATAATGATTTTATTTCTCTTAATAACAAAGTAAATCAAAATTATGAGCCAGCTCAAAACGAGTATTTTATAATTCTATGCACGACTAATGCCATTGCAGACAATCTAAACGCAAGTTATTTACAAAACTTACCGACACCAGAGTTCAATTATGTTGGGAGGATTGAAGGACGATTTGAAGACAAATTACCGACGCTTCAAAACCTTAGATTGAAAGTTGATTCACAAGTAATATTCGTTAAAAACGACCAAGGCTGTAGATGGGTAAACGGAACAATCGGAAAAGTAACTGAGCTTAAGAATGAAACAGTAAAAGTCAAAATCAAACATGAGGATATAGAAATAGAGTATTCGGTAGAAAGGGTTCGTTGGGAAAAGATTGAATACAAGTGGATTAATGAAGCAGAAGAAATAGAATCAGAAATTGTTGGGACTTTTACTCAATACCCGTTAAAACTCGCGTGGGCAATCACAATTCACAAAAGTCAAGGTTTGACATTTGACCAAGTTATTATTGACTCTGGAACTGGAATGTTTGCTCATGGGCAATGCTATGTCGCCCTTAGCAGATGCACCTCTTTTAATGGACTAATTTTTAAAAATTTTTTGAGGCAGTCAGACATTATTATTGACAACAGGGTTGTTCAAATTGCAAATACGGCAAATAACCAAACAACAATTAACGAACAACTTCTTGCCGGACTACTAGACAGAACAAGAGTATTAAATAAGCAATATGCAGAACTGATAAATGAGAATAGAGATTTGCATAATCGGCTTGATGAAAAAAATAAAAAGCTACTGCAACTTGAACAAAGAACACAGGAGCAATCAGAAGAAATAGAAATACTTGGAAGCAGTTTAGAAGATGCTGTTCAGGAACTTGAAAAAACAAAGAAAAAGTTGCTCTCTGCGAACAAAATGAATTTAAAGAACTCAAAATTAATTTCTGGCCTTCAATCAAAAATTCAGCAGGGTGAAAAAGAAATTAATAGGCAAAAAAACATCAAGTGGTATCAAAAATTGGTGGGAACTAAATAG